One window of Ardenticatenales bacterium genomic DNA carries:
- a CDS encoding HAD-IB family phosphatase — MRWPPFRHIFFDCDSTLTTIEGIDVLAENAGKGWRIKVLTEAAMNGELELEDVYRKRLQAIKPTREQIWAIRQQYKSHVVADAALVIATLQALGHQVYIISGGLIEPVREFGIFLGVPAKNIRAVGVFYNELAGNWWQHNENGDARYITYGEDALTISDGKAQIVRELLGSQRGRSLLIGDGSSDLHASAAVDLFVGFGGVVARERVRQEAPAFIHSQSMAPLLLLAAGPAAMQRAATPEHRAAFVKALHLYDTGAISFQNEQLDKKFQQACEAVHPRPH, encoded by the coding sequence ATGCGCTGGCCTCCATTTAGACACATTTTTTTTGATTGCGATTCGACGTTAACAACGATTGAAGGGATCGACGTACTGGCGGAAAATGCCGGCAAAGGCTGGCGCATCAAAGTCCTCACCGAGGCCGCCATGAATGGCGAACTAGAGCTAGAAGACGTTTACCGCAAGCGGCTGCAAGCCATCAAACCCACACGGGAGCAAATTTGGGCTATTCGCCAGCAGTACAAAAGCCACGTCGTCGCCGACGCCGCCCTCGTTATCGCCACGCTGCAAGCGCTGGGTCATCAGGTGTACATCATCAGTGGGGGCCTGATTGAGCCTGTGCGCGAATTTGGCATTTTCCTGGGCGTGCCGGCAAAAAACATCCGTGCCGTGGGTGTCTTCTACAACGAACTGGCCGGCAATTGGTGGCAACACAACGAAAACGGCGATGCTCGCTACATCACCTACGGCGAAGACGCCCTCACCATCAGTGACGGCAAAGCGCAAATCGTGCGCGAATTACTGGGCAGCCAGCGTGGGCGTTCCCTCCTCATCGGGGATGGCAGCAGCGACCTGCACGCCAGCGCCGCCGTGGACCTCTTCGTCGGCTTCGGCGGCGTCGTCGCCCGCGAGCGGGTGCGCCAAGAAGCGCCCGCCTTCATTCACAGCCAGAGCATGGCCCCCCTGCTCCTCCTGGCCGCCGGGCCGGCCGCCATGCAGAGAGCCGCCACGCCAGAACACAGAGCCGCCTTTGTTAAGGCGCTGCATCTTTATGACACAGGAGCGATTTCGTTTCAAAATGAGCAACTCGACAAGAAATTCCAACAAGCATGTGAAGCTGTTCATCCCCGGCCCCACTGA
- a CDS encoding alanine--glyoxylate aminotransferase family protein, translating to MSNSTRNSNKHVKLFIPGPTEVRPEILDAQTEWMIGHRMPECTDLIGRIRPKLGQVFFTENPILISASSGTGFWEGAVRNCVSRKVLNCVNGAFSDRWREVTEANGKPNEVLEVDWGQPILPEQVAERLATGEFDAVTIVHNETSTGVTSPIKEIAQAVRALPNGDDITIMVDSVSGLSGAELRVDDWDLDVVLTASQKAFALPPGLAFCSVSARALEKAKTIPHRGYYFDFLTLHKYLVKNQTPATPAVSLLFALDRQLDDMMAEGMENRFARHLAMRDHTIAWARAQGFTLYATPGYESPTVTCVSNNLGLDISALNAYLRTQGMAISNGYGSRLKNKTFRVAHMGDLRMADMETLFAAMAQYLRER from the coding sequence ATGAGCAACTCGACAAGAAATTCCAACAAGCATGTGAAGCTGTTCATCCCCGGCCCCACTGAGGTGCGACCGGAAATCCTGGATGCGCAGACCGAATGGATGATCGGGCATCGGATGCCGGAATGCACCGATCTGATCGGGCGCATCCGCCCCAAATTGGGGCAGGTCTTCTTTACGGAAAACCCCATCCTCATCAGCGCCTCGTCGGGGACGGGATTTTGGGAGGGCGCGGTGCGCAACTGCGTCAGCCGCAAGGTGCTCAACTGCGTCAACGGCGCGTTCAGCGACCGCTGGCGCGAGGTAACGGAAGCCAATGGCAAACCTAACGAGGTGCTGGAAGTGGACTGGGGGCAGCCTATTTTGCCGGAGCAAGTGGCGGAGCGGCTGGCAACCGGCGAATTCGACGCCGTAACCATTGTACATAACGAGACCAGCACGGGCGTCACCAGTCCTATCAAAGAAATCGCCCAGGCTGTACGCGCCCTGCCGAATGGAGACGACATCACCATCATGGTAGATTCCGTCAGCGGGCTTTCCGGGGCGGAACTGCGTGTGGATGATTGGGACCTGGACGTGGTGCTCACGGCCAGCCAAAAGGCGTTTGCCCTGCCGCCAGGTCTGGCATTCTGCTCCGTGTCGGCGCGTGCCCTGGAGAAGGCGAAAACCATCCCCCATCGCGGCTACTACTTTGATTTCCTCACACTGCACAAGTACCTGGTCAAAAATCAAACGCCGGCCACGCCCGCCGTTTCCCTCCTGTTTGCCCTGGACCGCCAGTTGGACGATATGATGGCGGAGGGGATGGAGAACCGTTTTGCCCGCCATCTGGCGATGCGCGACCACACCATTGCCTGGGCACGGGCGCAGGGTTTTACGTTGTATGCCACCCCCGGCTATGAGTCGCCGACGGTGACGTGCGTGAGCAATAACCTGGGGCTGGACATCAGCGCCCTGAATGCCTACCTGCGTACGCAGGGCATGGCGATCTCCAACGGGTATGGCTCGCGCCTGAAGAACAAGACGTTCCGCGTGGCCCACATGGGCGACTTGCGGATGGCGGACATGGAGACGCTGTTCGCGGCGATGGCCCAGTATTTGCGGGAAAGGTGA
- a CDS encoding carbohydrate ABC transporter permease, with translation MASQALQSSAPAPQIHPKARRVDIGRVVAYVLLVFGAFIALAPFLYTISVSLMNLTEANSGAFLPKVPQWGNYAQAWKDASFSLYFWNTVKVTAITLVGQVIFCTMAAYAFAQLEFPGKGFLFALILSTLLLPEAITWVPNFITVSWLGKIGPIPWINNWPALTVPFMASAFNIFLLRQFFMQIPKELWDSAQIDGAGHIRYLWQVVLPLSRAPVVTVILFGFIGSWNALAWPILVTTTQEWRVISYGLLSFLDEAGSFFQLQMAGAVITILPIILIYFFTQKQFTEGIATSGLKG, from the coding sequence ATGGCTAGTCAAGCACTTCAATCCTCTGCCCCTGCGCCGCAAATTCACCCCAAAGCGCGGCGCGTTGATATAGGCCGCGTCGTTGCCTACGTGCTGCTCGTGTTCGGCGCGTTCATCGCCCTGGCTCCCTTCCTCTACACCATCAGCGTCTCCCTCATGAACCTCACGGAAGCGAACAGCGGCGCATTTCTGCCCAAAGTGCCCCAGTGGGGCAACTACGCCCAGGCATGGAAAGACGCCTCCTTCTCCCTCTACTTCTGGAACACCGTCAAGGTCACGGCCATCACGCTCGTCGGACAAGTCATCTTCTGTACAATGGCCGCCTACGCCTTCGCCCAACTGGAGTTTCCCGGCAAAGGTTTCCTGTTTGCCCTCATCCTTTCCACGCTGCTCCTGCCCGAAGCCATCACCTGGGTCCCCAACTTCATCACCGTCTCCTGGCTGGGCAAAATCGGCCCCATTCCCTGGATCAACAACTGGCCCGCCCTGACCGTTCCCTTTATGGCCAGCGCCTTCAACATCTTCCTGCTGCGCCAGTTTTTCATGCAAATTCCCAAAGAGCTATGGGATTCGGCGCAAATCGACGGCGCCGGGCATATTCGCTACCTCTGGCAAGTGGTGCTGCCTCTCTCCCGCGCCCCCGTGGTCACGGTCATCCTCTTTGGCTTCATTGGCTCCTGGAATGCCCTGGCCTGGCCCATCCTGGTCACCACCACGCAAGAATGGCGCGTCATTTCCTACGGGCTGCTTTCCTTCCTGGACGAAGCCGGCTCGTTCTTTCAATTACAGATGGCGGGCGCGGTAATCACCATTCTGCCCATCATCCTCATCTACTTCTTCACACAAAAGCAATTTACGGAGGGCATTGCCACTTCCGGCTTGAAGGGATAA
- a CDS encoding extracellular solute-binding protein gives MSKSKLTLIVLLILALMLVACGGGTATPTEAPVATEAPMEEPTEAPMEEPTEAPMEEPTEAPMEEPTEAPMEEPIDEVMEPCAPTTDGSLAGVDPRGQTITWWHNHSGSREEGLAGVVQAFNDTNECGITLIAENQGSYNDIRDKVNSSLNAGELPAALVVGYQNDQAFYQLNNGLADLNPYVDDAHWGLTADEKADFFQSFFNQSVHPVFNNERLGFPPNRSMEVLFYNQTWLEELGFSGPPTTPDEFRDMACAAAAANGDGTGGYILRDDASAVAAWAFAFGGNVLTADGTSYDYSNDAVVQSMTFLKQLYDDGCAYFFTEGFPNPQLAARKAIFTQGSTSGAPFYQSDIETAAADAGRDPDVWGVAAIPHTTPDPVLNVYGGDVMITANKPEQELAAWIFIKYFTSPEVQAQWDQISGYFPTRASTEQYLADYIANISYGKQYQQGLDLLPYGVYEPQLISYQGVRDAAQAAFNAIMQGADIQETLDQLTSDANDLQAELMSEIQP, from the coding sequence ATGTCCAAAAGCAAACTTACCTTGATCGTGCTACTGATTCTGGCCCTGATGCTGGTCGCCTGCGGCGGCGGCACGGCGACCCCAACAGAAGCACCCGTCGCCACGGAAGCGCCAATGGAAGAACCCACCGAAGCGCCGATGGAAGAACCCACCGAAGCGCCAATGGAAGAACCCACCGAAGCGCCGATGGAAGAACCCACGGAAGCGCCAATGGAAGAACCCATCGATGAAGTGATGGAGCCGTGCGCTCCCACGACCGATGGTTCCCTGGCCGGCGTGGACCCGCGCGGCCAAACCATCACCTGGTGGCACAACCACAGCGGTTCTCGTGAAGAAGGCCTGGCCGGCGTCGTGCAGGCGTTCAACGACACCAACGAATGTGGCATCACCCTGATTGCGGAAAACCAGGGCAGCTACAACGACATTCGTGACAAAGTAAACAGCAGCCTGAACGCCGGTGAACTGCCGGCAGCGTTGGTTGTTGGCTATCAGAATGACCAGGCGTTCTACCAACTGAACAACGGCCTGGCCGACCTGAATCCCTACGTCGATGACGCGCACTGGGGCCTCACCGCCGACGAAAAAGCCGACTTCTTCCAGAGCTTCTTCAACCAGAGCGTCCACCCCGTCTTCAACAACGAGCGTCTTGGCTTCCCGCCCAACCGCTCCATGGAAGTTCTCTTCTACAACCAGACCTGGCTGGAAGAACTGGGCTTCTCCGGCCCGCCCACCACGCCGGACGAATTCCGTGACATGGCTTGTGCCGCGGCAGCCGCTAATGGCGATGGCACGGGCGGCTACATCCTGCGCGACGACGCCTCCGCGGTCGCGGCCTGGGCTTTCGCCTTCGGCGGCAACGTCCTGACGGCTGATGGCACCAGCTACGACTACAGCAACGACGCCGTGGTACAGTCCATGACCTTCCTGAAGCAACTCTACGACGATGGCTGCGCCTACTTCTTCACCGAAGGCTTCCCCAATCCGCAGCTTGCCGCGCGCAAAGCGATCTTCACCCAGGGTTCCACCTCTGGCGCGCCGTTCTACCAGTCGGACATTGAAACCGCCGCGGCTGACGCCGGGCGCGATCCCGATGTCTGGGGCGTGGCCGCGATTCCGCACACGACCCCCGATCCAGTCCTGAACGTGTACGGCGGCGACGTCATGATCACGGCAAACAAGCCCGAACAAGAACTGGCCGCCTGGATCTTCATCAAGTACTTCACCTCCCCCGAAGTACAGGCGCAGTGGGACCAGATCAGCGGTTACTTCCCCACCCGCGCGAGCACCGAACAGTACCTGGCCGACTACATCGCCAACATCTCCTACGGTAAGCAGTATCAACAAGGCCTCGACCTGCTGCCCTACGGCGTCTACGAGCCGCAGTTGATCTCCTACCAGGGCGTGCGCGACGCGGCCCAGGCTGCCTTCAACGCCATTATGCAGGGCGCGGACATCCAGGAAACGCTGGATCAACTGACCAGCGACGCCAACGACCTGCAAGCCGAGTTGATGTCGGAAATTCAACCCTAG
- a CDS encoding inositol monophosphatase, protein MTTLPFTADYLQELQTATDEIARAAGRLLQEKFAQPRQIQLKGARDLVTDADFAAQKLITDFLRARYPEHGFLTEEKDGDLPADGPVIWVIDPLDGTSNYSRQQPQYCVSIAAIAADQAPLCGAVYDPVRDELFSAARGQGCRLNGQPIHVYPLEETAAALVCFDWNRLPHKQAGILRLLEQLAPLVHSVRATGSAALALAWVAAGRLDGYFNFGLNAWDMAAGQLLIAEAGGVTSNLRGEPWRLIDGNCLAGGASVHALLRQIAL, encoded by the coding sequence ATGACCACACTTCCGTTCACCGCTGACTACCTCCAGGAACTGCAAACCGCGACGGATGAGATTGCCCGCGCGGCGGGGCGGTTGCTGCAAGAAAAATTCGCGCAACCGCGCCAGATTCAACTCAAAGGGGCGCGAGACCTGGTGACTGACGCCGATTTCGCGGCGCAAAAGCTGATCACCGATTTCTTGCGCGCGCGCTATCCTGAGCATGGTTTTCTCACGGAAGAGAAGGACGGCGACCTGCCCGCTGATGGCCCCGTCATCTGGGTGATTGATCCGCTTGACGGGACTTCCAATTACAGTCGCCAGCAGCCGCAGTATTGTGTGTCGATTGCGGCCATCGCCGCGGACCAGGCTCCGCTGTGCGGCGCTGTTTACGATCCCGTGCGGGATGAGCTATTCAGCGCCGCGCGCGGGCAAGGCTGCCGGCTAAATGGGCAGCCCATTCACGTTTATCCCCTGGAGGAGACGGCGGCGGCCCTGGTGTGCTTCGACTGGAACCGCCTGCCACACAAACAGGCCGGCATCCTGCGCTTGCTGGAGCAGCTTGCGCCGCTGGTGCATTCCGTGCGGGCCACGGGGTCGGCGGCGCTGGCGCTGGCCTGGGTAGCCGCGGGCCGTCTGGATGGCTATTTTAATTTTGGGCTGAATGCCTGGGATATGGCGGCGGGGCAACTCCTGATTGCGGAAGCGGGCGGGGTGACCAGCAACCTGCGCGGCGAGCCGTGGCGGCTGATAGATGGCAACTGCCTGGCAGGGGGCGCGTCGGTGCACGCCCTCTTGCGCCAGATCGCACTGTAA
- a CDS encoding sugar ABC transporter permease, with translation MSDRLMFPEEPALATPPTTSLSARIFAGRRGRRLREALLAYLFLLPAFAIIFVFGLFPLAFSVYESTLRGLNKIVGTFDGLGNYVKAIDNLTYVLAFWIALTFIYLAARRVLDTHQAAAKKSESPWAWAAPAIVMALALGAILRWVFALLPAMLTIPDKLPRGERLTRELFYQFAGEALREPTVSSAFTMAVVALLLVAAVWYAVYRLKQHSQQDGLYFSKLTEASILLVGALALSGFTWTEIQKAYAAALEAGESLSIYSQLVTISAGIVLLILSWIVWRSASHRSSTTSTLFRLAAAAALATGAWILIGELPSAIAAGNRDWWRGLQATVFFAIGTIPLQFIIALTLATILFQDIKGKTLFRMIYFMPYIAPLVGTAAAFRIIFSGRADAPMNALLTTIGLKPLGWLNEPAGIMQLIVGSRFDLPTWLAGPSLALVAIILFNVWTYVGFDMVIFLAGLGNIPKELYEAAAIDGSGRWAQFRHITLPLLSPTIYFLMLLAVIGTFKAFNHIYVMRLGAALGTTDTASVVIFQTFNRDTRYGYASALAILLLIIIVILTVINNRIASERVFYG, from the coding sequence ATGAGTGACAGATTGATGTTCCCTGAAGAACCCGCTTTGGCCACGCCGCCAACGACGAGCCTGAGTGCCCGCATTTTTGCCGGGCGGCGCGGGCGTCGTTTGCGGGAGGCACTGCTGGCTTATTTGTTTCTGCTGCCGGCATTTGCCATTATTTTCGTCTTTGGTCTCTTCCCGCTTGCCTTCTCCGTCTACGAAAGCACCCTGCGCGGCCTCAACAAAATCGTAGGCACCTTCGACGGCCTGGGTAACTACGTCAAAGCCATTGACAACCTCACCTACGTCCTTGCCTTCTGGATCGCCCTCACCTTCATCTACCTGGCCGCGCGCCGCGTGCTGGACACCCACCAGGCTGCCGCGAAGAAAAGCGAAAGCCCATGGGCATGGGCCGCTCCCGCCATCGTCATGGCCCTCGCCCTGGGCGCAATCCTGCGCTGGGTATTTGCCCTACTGCCCGCCATGCTCACCATCCCCGACAAACTTCCCCGCGGCGAACGACTGACGCGGGAGCTTTTTTACCAGTTTGCCGGCGAGGCGCTGCGCGAACCAACCGTGTCGTCAGCGTTCACAATGGCCGTTGTTGCCTTGTTGCTGGTCGCCGCAGTCTGGTACGCGGTCTATCGGTTAAAACAACATAGCCAGCAGGACGGCCTTTATTTTTCCAAGCTGACGGAAGCATCCATTCTGCTGGTAGGTGCGCTGGCGCTGAGTGGGTTCACCTGGACGGAAATCCAGAAGGCGTACGCGGCGGCGCTGGAAGCCGGGGAATCGTTAAGTATTTACTCCCAATTGGTGACGATTAGTGCCGGCATTGTCCTCCTCATCCTCTCCTGGATTGTCTGGCGCAGCGCCAGCCACCGCTCCTCCACCACCTCCACCCTCTTCCGCCTCGCCGCCGCCGCCGCCCTGGCCACCGGCGCCTGGATACTCATCGGCGAACTGCCCTCGGCCATCGCTGCCGGCAACCGAGATTGGTGGCGCGGACTACAAGCAACCGTCTTCTTCGCCATCGGCACCATCCCCCTCCAATTCATCATCGCCCTCACCCTGGCCACCATCCTCTTCCAGGACATCAAAGGCAAAACCCTTTTCCGCATGATCTACTTCATGCCCTACATCGCCCCTCTCGTCGGAACCGCCGCCGCCTTCCGCATCATCTTTTCCGGACGCGCCGACGCCCCCATGAACGCCCTCCTCACCACCATCGGCCTCAAACCCCTGGGATGGCTCAACGAACCGGCGGGCATCATGCAACTCATCGTCGGCAGCCGCTTTGACCTGCCCACGTGGCTCGCCGGTCCCAGCCTCGCCCTCGTCGCCATCATTCTCTTCAACGTCTGGACCTACGTCGGCTTCGACATGGTTATCTTCCTCGCCGGCCTGGGCAACATCCCCAAAGAATTGTACGAAGCCGCCGCCATCGACGGCTCCGGTCGCTGGGCGCAATTCCGCCACATCACCCTCCCCCTCCTCTCCCCCACCATCTACTTCCTCATGCTCCTGGCCGTCATTGGCACATTCAAGGCATTCAACCACATCTACGTCATGCGCCTCGGTGCCGCCCTGGGCACAACCGACACAGCCAGCGTCGTCATCTTCCAGACATTCAATCGGGACACACGCTACGGATACGCCTCCGCCCTGGCGATCCTGCTCCTGATCATCATCGTCATTCTCACCGTCATCAACAACCGTATCGCCAGCGAGAGGGTGTTCTATGGCTAG